AGAAAAGCGTCTCTTTTAGTTCTGCCTTGTCAAAGCAGTCTACCCAGCCCTGCACGCCGACGCGGGTTCCGGCTACGGTATCTGCTTCATCCTCTGCCGCCGTAGCCAGCAGATAAACTTCACGGAAACGATAATCCGAGGGGAACAACGGATTTGCCCGGTCCAGCAAGGTCTTTAACTGGCCACACATACCATAATAATAGACCGGCGTTGCCAGAACGACCACATCCGCCTGACCGATTTTAGCCGTGATTGCATTGGCATCGTCTTTTATCACACACTGCATGGTCTTTTGACAGGCCAAACAACCTTTGCAGAAATTTATAGTCTTATCCCGCAGGGTAATCTGCTCCACCACATGTCCGGCCTCCCTGGCCCCTGCGGCAAAAGCCGTGGCCAAAGCCTCGGAATTGCTGTTCTTTCTGAGACTTGTGGATATGACAATTACGTTCTTGCTCATCATTCTCTCCTCCATACACATGTTCTTCCTTTACTCTAACACTTGAAGTGTACTCCAAGTCAAGTACTAAGATGCAGCCCTGCAAAGGTCTTACCATTCGCAGGGCTGCATCTTAGTATTACTTCAGATTTTTATCAAAGAAGGCAAACAGTTTATCAAAGGGAATCTTGTCCATCTGGTCATAGAGGTCTACATGGGTAGCACCAGGAACAACGATTTCTTCTTTCGCCCCTTTGATGGCGGCATAGACATTATCGGAGAAATACTTGGAATGTGCCTTGTCGCCGGTTATCAGCATGACCGGGGTATTGCCCAGTTCATCAAGATTGCTCATGAGTTTGAAATCGAAGAAGCCATACGGCGTCACCGAATCCCAGGCCAGCTTGTTGGAGTTGATGGCCCGCGGATGGAAGGCACGGCCTACATAGTAGCCAAAGAAATCCTGAATAACGGGATTAGCATCAGCAGGCAGTTTATCCGGGAACATGGTATCAAAGGTTTCCACATTGCCCTTGGAATCTACGCCCAATTCATGTGCACCACGGATGGCCTTGCCCGTTCTGGCCTCT
The Selenomonas ruminantium AC2024 DNA segment above includes these coding regions:
- a CDS encoding flavodoxin family protein, with translation MEERMMSKNVIVISTSLRKNSNSEALATAFAAGAREAGHVVEQITLRDKTINFCKGCLACQKTMQCVIKDDANAITAKIGQADVVVLATPVYYYGMCGQLKTLLDRANPLFPSDYRFREVYLLATAAEDEADTVAGTRVGVQGWVDCFDKAELKETLFCGGVTDTGDIAGNAALEKARQAGKNI